Within Vigna unguiculata cultivar IT97K-499-35 chromosome 2, ASM411807v1, whole genome shotgun sequence, the genomic segment CATTGCTCTGATTATCTTTGTTTCTCTTGTCttgtaaataagtttaattaatacaaatgaCTGGGTTGTTGAACTTGCACAGGCTTGGAGATTCTGGCATTTCCATGTAACCAATTTGCAGAGCAAGAACCAGAAAGCAATGATAAAATTGTGGACTTTGTCTGCACTCGTTTCAAATCTGAATTCCCCATCTTTGATAAGGTTGGTCCACATGCATTAACTATTATTCTTAAGCACCCAACTCGCCAAATAAAGAAACTATTATTCTTGTCTAGTGTTTTTAGACTTGTAGCTAAAGATCTACTCTTAAATCTATGATCTGTGTCATCGTTGGCTTTATATTTTCTGCTTCCATCCTAATCCCTCGTTATGCTCTCTATAGAAAAGATTCTCTTAATTATCTTCAACTGCTTCAGGCTATTTTTGTAGTAACGTAAATTCTGCATGCTTGACTAGTTAATTGTACCAAAGTATGTGATTACTGCTATTCTTCTAAATTTTGCTAATAACCGTGGCATGCACTGATATTATATATGTCTCATTCGTTTTATTGCTAGATTGAAGTGAATGGAGACAATTCAGCTCCTCTGTATAAATTCTTGAAGTCCGGCAAGTGGGGTATTTTTGTTGATGATATTCAGTGGAACTTTTCCAAGTTCGTGGTTGATAAGAAGGGacaagtagcggatcgttattatcCAACG encodes:
- the LOC114172250 gene encoding probable glutathione peroxidase 8 produces the protein MTTDSSKDPKSVYDFSVKDAKGDVVDLSAYEGKVLLIVNVASKCGLTDSNYTELNELYAKYKDEGLEILAFPCNQFAEQEPESNDKIVDFVCTRFKSEFPIFDKIEVNGDNSAPLYKFLKSGKWGIFVDDIQWNFSKFVVDKKGQVADRYYPTTSPLSLERDIRQLLGIS